In Candidatus Oleimmundimicrobium sp., one genomic interval encodes:
- the acs gene encoding acetate--CoA ligase — MGKNKEIDSMMREERVFYPPKELSEKAYIKSMDEYEKLYKESVEDTEGFWGRMAEEHLSWFRKWDKVLEYDFSKIGEVEGPYVEFFKGGKLNASYNCLDRHLNSWRRNKAAIIWQGEKEEDKRTLTYQQLHSQVCRFAHVLKKHGVKKGDRVTLFLPMIPELAIAMLACARIGAIHSIVFSAFSADALKNRILDCESKLVVAADVGYHKGKVVNLKEKVDEALRDCSEVEKVIIIRQGNSKMHIEPGRDHWWHKEMDPAEVSNVYEPEEMDAEDPLFILYTSGSTGKPKGVIHTTGGYLLHTSLTSRWIFDIKDEDIFWCTADIGWITGHSYIVYGPLSIGATVLMFEGVPTYPEPDRFWEIIEENKVNIFYTAPTVIRALMRMGDDWPNKHDLSSLRVLGTVGEPINPEAWMWYYEVIGKEKCPVLDTWWQTETGGILITPLAGATPTKPGSASKPFFGVVPEVLRKDGTKADVNEGGPLVITKPWPGMLRGMYGDKKNERVKQVYFSMFPGKYFTADGCRVDEDGFYWLMGRIDDVINVSGHRIGTAEVESALVSHESVAEAAVVGFPHEIKGQGIYCYVTLKEKEDPSDALKKDLVSHVRKEISSIATPDKIQFTDALPKTRSGKIMRRILRKIAEGEIGAIGDTSTLADPSVVDALVKERQ, encoded by the coding sequence ATGGGAAAAAATAAAGAAATAGATTCAATGATGCGTGAGGAGAGAGTATTTTATCCCCCGAAAGAATTGTCCGAGAAAGCTTATATAAAGAGCATGGATGAGTATGAAAAGCTCTATAAGGAATCTGTGGAAGACACGGAGGGTTTCTGGGGGAGGATGGCGGAAGAGCATCTTAGCTGGTTTCGTAAGTGGGATAAGGTGTTAGAGTACGATTTTTCAAAAATCGGTGAGGTCGAAGGGCCTTACGTTGAATTTTTTAAAGGAGGCAAACTTAACGCTTCTTACAATTGCTTAGACAGGCATCTTAACTCCTGGAGAAGAAATAAGGCGGCCATTATTTGGCAGGGAGAGAAAGAGGAAGATAAACGTACCCTTACCTATCAACAGCTTCATTCCCAAGTTTGTCGATTTGCTCATGTATTAAAAAAGCATGGGGTGAAGAAGGGCGACAGGGTAACCTTGTTTTTGCCCATGATACCCGAATTGGCCATAGCAATGCTTGCTTGCGCGAGAATTGGGGCAATTCACTCCATCGTATTCTCAGCCTTCAGCGCGGATGCTTTGAAGAACAGGATACTTGATTGTGAGTCCAAATTGGTTGTTGCCGCCGACGTGGGCTATCACAAAGGGAAAGTTGTTAATTTAAAAGAAAAGGTTGATGAAGCCCTTCGTGATTGCAGTGAGGTTGAGAAGGTTATAATTATTCGTCAAGGCAATTCAAAGATGCATATAGAGCCAGGCAGGGATCACTGGTGGCACAAGGAAATGGACCCCGCTGAGGTTTCGAATGTTTATGAGCCCGAAGAAATGGATGCAGAGGACCCGTTATTCATTCTTTATACAAGTGGCAGTACCGGGAAGCCAAAAGGGGTTATACATACCACGGGAGGATATCTTCTTCACACCAGTCTTACCTCTCGTTGGATATTTGACATTAAAGATGAGGACATTTTTTGGTGCACGGCGGATATCGGGTGGATAACGGGGCACTCTTATATCGTATATGGCCCGCTAAGTATAGGTGCTACAGTCTTAATGTTTGAGGGCGTTCCAACCTATCCTGAACCCGACAGATTCTGGGAAATAATTGAGGAGAACAAAGTAAACATTTTCTACACTGCCCCAACGGTTATCCGGGCCTTAATGAGAATGGGGGACGATTGGCCAAACAAGCATGATTTATCGAGCCTTCGGGTGCTTGGGACTGTGGGTGAACCGATAAATCCGGAGGCCTGGATGTGGTATTACGAGGTAATTGGGAAAGAAAAATGCCCCGTTCTTGATACTTGGTGGCAAACGGAAACCGGTGGGATATTGATTACTCCGCTGGCGGGAGCTACTCCTACAAAACCAGGTTCGGCCTCAAAACCCTTCTTTGGGGTGGTGCCTGAAGTTTTAAGAAAGGATGGCACCAAGGCCGATGTAAACGAGGGTGGTCCTCTTGTGATTACAAAACCATGGCCCGGAATGCTTCGGGGGATGTATGGCGATAAGAAGAATGAGCGCGTGAAACAAGTTTATTTCTCGATGTTTCCCGGCAAGTATTTCACTGCTGACGGGTGCAGAGTTGATGAGGATGGATTTTATTGGCTGATGGGCCGAATTGATGATGTAATCAATGTTTCGGGGCACAGAATAGGAACCGCGGAAGTGGAGAGTGCCCTGGTTTCTCACGAATCGGTGGCTGAAGCGGCGGTCGTTGGGTTCCCTCATGAAATTAAAGGACAAGGAATTTATTGTTATGTTACCTTAAAAGAAAAAGAAGATCCCTCTGACGCGCTCAAAAAAGACCTTGTTTCTCATGTTAGAAAAGAGATAAGCTCCATTGCTACTCCGGATAAAATTCAATTTACCGACGCTTTGCCAAAGACACGTTCGGGCAAGATAATGCGAAGGATTTTGCGAAAGATAGCAGAAGGTGAAATTGGAGCTATAGGCGATACTTCTACTCTGGCCGATCCTTCAGTTGTGGATGCATTAGTTAAGGAGAGGCAATAG
- a CDS encoding DUF166 family protein — MKIFIICPDKWVPKEVAPFHSVFDDGYAKKLIKHLTNEPSVCTGCGDECVNCRKNYHLNFSEDIVGIHKLPAELLYYIDDPEKYLPAELPPHDILLAINVHEDILLALPKAVKKAGAKGIIAPIEHPDWLTRWARNKIKQICAGLKLECAFPKPFCSLEKNEVHPHINKFINYFRVGKPEIEIEIKNGVIKNAKVIISAPCGATYFVAHKLIGKKLNENIDGVVAKYWHSYPCIASMKMDPELGDTILHKGGYTHYNIVHKAIEKVR, encoded by the coding sequence ATGAAGATATTTATAATCTGTCCTGACAAATGGGTGCCTAAAGAAGTTGCTCCTTTTCACTCTGTATTTGATGACGGCTACGCGAAAAAGTTGATTAAACATTTAACAAACGAGCCCTCTGTCTGCACAGGTTGCGGAGATGAGTGTGTTAACTGCCGCAAAAATTATCATCTCAATTTTTCTGAAGATATTGTGGGAATACATAAACTGCCAGCTGAGCTCCTTTATTATATAGATGACCCTGAAAAATACCTTCCCGCAGAACTTCCCCCTCACGACATATTGCTTGCCATAAATGTTCATGAAGATATCTTGCTCGCCTTGCCAAAAGCAGTAAAAAAAGCGGGGGCTAAAGGAATAATTGCTCCAATTGAACATCCAGATTGGCTAACCCGATGGGCAAGAAATAAAATAAAACAAATCTGCGCCGGGCTCAAACTGGAATGCGCCTTTCCAAAACCTTTTTGCTCACTCGAAAAAAACGAAGTGCATCCTCACATAAACAAATTCATTAACTATTTTCGCGTTGGAAAACCGGAGATTGAGATTGAAATAAAAAATGGCGTTATAAAAAACGCAAAAGTTATTATAAGCGCTCCTTGTGGAGCAACCTACTTTGTAGCCCACAAACTCATAGGGAAAAAACTAAACGAAAATATAGATGGGGTGGTGGCCAAATACTGGCACAGTTATCCTTGCATCGCGAGTATGAAAATGGACCCTGAACTCGGCGACACTATCCTCCATAAAGGAGGATATACCCACTACAACATCGTTCATAAGGCCATTGAAAAAGTTCGCTAG
- a CDS encoding cold-shock protein, giving the protein MVQGTVKWFDAKKGYGFIEQDGGEDIFVHYSAIQGEGFKVIHEGDRVEFDVEEGKDGKPHAVNVVKI; this is encoded by the coding sequence ATGGTTCAGGGTACGGTTAAGTGGTTCGATGCAAAAAAGGGATATGGTTTCATTGAGCAGGACGGGGGAGAAGATATTTTTGTTCATTACTCTGCCATCCAGGGAGAAGGCTTTAAGGTTATCCATGAAGGAGATCGAGTCGAATTTGACGTCGAAGAAGGCAAAGATGGAAAACCACATGCTGTAAATGTAGTTAAAATCTAA
- a CDS encoding EamA family transporter has translation MNKGKTKTIPVFMGYLKICLAAIIWGSLGIFVRVINLPITEIVFFRVVFAATATFAVVVAQKKLFQLKLKRHRGLMILRGAGLTINWLMFFCAIRFTTIANAVLLTYTAPIFIVLLLPIFLKEKIELKTIFSLILSMIGITLIIFPGLKIGAGTHLFGMICALGAAITYALLVITSKYLLDEYTPASLVFYESFISFLILTPFMFVNFSKPTSGELLILIIMGVVNTALAAFLYISGLKQVKAQHAGVLAYLDPLTATILAILFLSEVPTIYTVVGGILVLIAGLNIIIQKRIEQPLIPD, from the coding sequence ATGAATAAGGGAAAGACTAAAACCATTCCAGTATTTATGGGATATTTAAAGATATGCCTGGCGGCTATTATCTGGGGCTCGCTGGGCATATTTGTTAGGGTTATAAATCTCCCTATAACAGAAATAGTATTTTTTCGTGTTGTCTTTGCGGCCACCGCTACTTTTGCGGTTGTTGTCGCGCAAAAAAAGTTGTTTCAGTTAAAACTCAAAAGACATCGTGGCTTGATGATACTTAGGGGCGCGGGCCTTACCATAAATTGGTTAATGTTTTTTTGCGCCATTAGGTTTACGACAATTGCCAATGCTGTTTTGCTGACATATACTGCTCCAATTTTCATCGTACTTTTATTGCCAATATTCTTAAAAGAAAAAATTGAATTAAAAACGATTTTTTCTTTGATTTTATCTATGATTGGCATCACTTTAATAATTTTCCCCGGTCTTAAAATTGGTGCCGGAACTCATCTTTTTGGGATGATTTGTGCTTTGGGGGCAGCGATAACATACGCTCTTCTCGTCATTACAAGTAAATATTTGCTTGATGAGTACACGCCTGCCTCTTTGGTTTTTTATGAGTCTTTTATCTCTTTTCTCATTCTAACTCCTTTTATGTTTGTAAATTTTTCGAAGCCAACCAGTGGCGAATTGCTGATTTTAATTATAATGGGCGTTGTAAATACAGCTTTAGCGGCTTTCCTTTATATAAGCGGTCTTAAGCAGGTAAAAGCTCAGCACGCGGGAGTTCTTGCTTATTTAGATCCTTTAACGGCTACAATTCTTGCAATCTTATTTTTATCCGAAGTTCCAACTATCTATACGGTTGTTGGCGGAATATTGGTTTTGATAGCGGGCTTAAATATTATCATTCAAAAGCGTATAGAGCAGCCTCTGATACCGGATTGA
- a CDS encoding DUF1858 domain-containing protein, whose translation MKITEDMTIAQIMQAKPEAVDIFCERGMGCIGCAIASGETLTEAVTVHGLNLQELLDELNKNADE comes from the coding sequence GTGAAAATAACGGAGGATATGACAATTGCTCAAATTATGCAAGCAAAACCCGAAGCAGTGGACATCTTTTGTGAGCGGGGGATGGGTTGCATCGGATGCGCTATAGCTAGCGGGGAAACGCTTACAGAGGCGGTAACAGTTCACGGATTAAATTTGCAGGAGCTTTTAGATGAGTTAAATAAAAACGCAGATGAATAA
- a CDS encoding phosphatase PAP2 family protein encodes MSCTRKYLIFIFLIILSFIFDKQIVSFVANQRVESLNPFISFFKELWVAYILFALLSLYFLLKKEDKWLPAMWLSITSATLISETLKIIIARPRPYEVLPITPLGTHCSYSFPSGHITLIFSIVALLGVSALAKHKEVKLIRYVWLGYALAVGLNRIYIGVHYLSDIIAGCFLGYTVGFFWVWMQNNRTLDSIFFKKWWWLIGLLFFLARISLIKIVYS; translated from the coding sequence ATGAGTTGCACTCGCAAATACCTTATTTTCATCTTTCTTATAATCTTGTCTTTTATTTTCGATAAACAAATTGTAAGTTTTGTTGCCAATCAGAGAGTAGAATCCCTAAACCCTTTTATATCTTTTTTCAAAGAACTTTGGGTAGCATATATTTTATTTGCCCTTCTCTCATTATATTTTTTGCTAAAAAAAGAAGATAAATGGCTTCCGGCCATGTGGTTAAGTATTACTTCAGCCACTCTAATCTCAGAAACATTAAAGATAATCATTGCCAGACCTCGTCCATATGAAGTTCTCCCCATTACCCCTTTGGGGACGCACTGCTCTTACTCTTTCCCAAGTGGGCACATAACTTTAATCTTTAGCATCGTTGCCTTATTGGGAGTATCCGCTCTTGCTAAACATAAAGAAGTAAAATTAATTAGATATGTTTGGTTGGGATACGCTTTAGCCGTCGGGCTCAACCGCATCTACATTGGGGTGCATTACCTAAGCGACATTATAGCCGGATGCTTTTTAGGATACACTGTCGGATTTTTTTGGGTCTGGATGCAAAATAATCGAACATTGGACAGCATTTTTTTTAAAAAATGGTGGTGGCTTATTGGGCTCTTGTTCTTTTTAGCAAGAATATCTCTAATTAAAATCGTCTATAGCTAA